Genomic segment of Drosophila biarmipes strain raj3 chromosome 2L, RU_DBia_V1.1, whole genome shotgun sequence:
TCGACCCGTGCATCCATTTCAATTTCACTCGCAGCAGAAGCGAAAAAACCGCGAAAACTGAGACTCATTTACACATTTATGTGGGAAAACGTCAACTCCTGAGTAATTTATGCACACAACGGCATTTAAATGCCTTTTATTTCCTCCTTTTTTCGAACAAGGCTCGTCAGTGTTTCGGGTTCACTTTCATTTTTCACTGCGCAATGTCCCTGTGAGTAAGAGAAATGAGCTGTAATGGGTGCCAAAAGCCAACGACAGGGAAAAGGAGACAGGAGGCCACCAGACAATTTATGCGAGCTCGGGGAATTGTTTCGAAAATTGACAAATTATGGTCGTAAGTGCTGCGATTAGTCGGCTCCCTTCGTTTGCTTTTTTCGCCAACTGTCCCAAGGTTGTCTCCCCAAAACCACAATAATATGCATTGTATACCTACATTCAGAGAAACGGAAGCGGGGCTATAGCATCCGCTGCGTGTtattaataattcaatttagCCGTCTCACAACAGGCGCCGGGTCAGAGAACCCTGGGAAGGCTTCGAACACGCAACTGCGATACCTCGACTCCAATCTTCCGCCGAGCAAACCCCATTACCATTTAGCAGTTGCCCGCTCCACCTACCTTTCCACGGTGGTTAGCTCATTATCTATTCATGCAAGTTAAGTGCGAAAGCTCATATGGGGGAATAATAAATGGAATTTTGTCCACGAGCTGGTACAATTGCATAAACAGTCACACGTGCCATGCTGAACCACAAACTATAAACGGTTTACCTCATGTTGCTCTTAGGTCGAACCTTTGAAATTGTAGTCCCAGGTACTTTGTACCCCAATTCTACATTCAGTTACCCTTTCCCAAATGAATTCAACTATTACAGTtgccaaaataatatttttatttcgaaaacGACGACGCTCTTTTGAAAGTAAGAACCACAATTTACAGACCGAAAAGGGGCATGACACTGGATACTGGATATTGCTTCAACAGCGTTTGCAGACGCGACGGCGCTTGTGGCGTTCGTTATGGGTAACCTTGCAGGCCTGTGGAAAAAGAAGCCATATAAAATCTTATCGAGGACACCTCAAAATCGATTACCATGCGGCGGTAGCGATCCTTCTTCTCCTCCGGCAGCCTGGACCAGGCCTTGGCGGCCTCCATGATCAGCTCCTGGGGCTTCAGGCCGCAGTGCTTCTTGCGGAAGGAGCGCACGAAGTTCAGGTAACCATTATTGGTCACCGGGCCGGGCTTGCTGCACTTGGGCCTGGAGCCACACTTGTTCTCCCGCTTGGCGCAAGCCGACTTCCTGGGCCTCGCACAAGCCGGTTTCCTGGGCTTGGCGCAAGCCGCCCTCTTGCGCGGCGTGGCACAGGACTTCCTGGGCCTCGCACAGGACTTCATCGGCTTGGCACAGGACTTCTCGGACCTGGGCTTCCTGCCCATGGGATGGTTGCACATGTCACTGGACCTCTGGGGGTCTTCTTCATCAACACACATGGCGTGGTCCTGCAAGGCGCCATCAGCCATATCGCGATAGCTATTCTTCTCCTTCTGGCTCATCTTCTTCCAGGTTCGGGCACACTCCTCGGCGAACTGCATCCAGCTCATGGGGTTGGTCTGCTGGCGCAGTTGACGCATGTAGTTCAGAAAACCATTGGTCGCCCACGACCCCACACTCATGCTCTCGCTTTCCCTGGCTTCGTCTGCCATCTTGAGGTTCAAACTCGATCAGCGTATCAAAATAGGTTCGTATAAGTCTTAGaaaattatagaaattttCACGAAACCTGCaaggtaaaaggaaaaaagttaACCAGGGGTTACATAAAACAGTGTAAAACTTCCCGAGAAAAAAGAATTTCTAACGAGTGGTTTATTAGGGACTAACTTGTGCCCAGTTGTTTGCATTGTCCACTATTATATGCGATAAGATTAGTTTGACCTGCCCGCAAGCCAACTGGCCGCCCAGAAGCCGCAGAGTTGTGTCCTGTCGAAAAGTCACTTAATCAGCGAGCAACGAGGAACCCGAGCCCGAGGTTGAAGCCGGACGGAACCAGAAGTGGAGCCTCATCCCATCTCCACCCAGAGGTCCGTAGACCTGAACTGCAGCCGACAGGCggttgcaactgcaacaaagCCCATAATTAATATCACTTTACAGTTGCAAACTGCCGCACGACAGCCGACAGTTTAGTCACCATGTGTGGGGCACAAGGAAGTGGAAGTGTCGGCTGTGGCCCAAGACCAAGGGGTATTACGAACTGTTTATTTAATTGTCGGGCAAAGTTCCAAGGCCCTTACGGTTTTGTTGTGCAAATTAGTCAGCCCAGGATGGACAAGGGTATGCAGTTAATCTACGAAAAATCGCCATTTCCTAGCGGTTATCACTAAGCGATGGCAGGGATAGGGATAAAACATACAAATCTAGAGGTTAGGATGCATTTACAGTAAACAGAGGTTAAATTTCCTTGAATTTTACATTCCTTAATTAATCAAAGAATACCCATTCAGTAATAAATCCATTTTAAAGCCGAGAAACCGATAAGCTATTCCCCAGATATTTTCATCTAATCTTCAGCTCTTATTAATGACCGCCCGAGTCTCCTCCCAGCTGAGTACTGTGccccaaaaatattaattcgaaatattaattttgaatcGTAATGGTTATGCATAAATTCCCATTTATAACCAGCTGTGCCATTGGACTGTCTGCGGAGGTCCTTGCTCGTATACTCCCTGAGCCACCACAGTATGACCCCTTTGTACAGGCCTCATTTGTGGCGAATTATGCTGCTACTGCCTTTGCATGCGAACTCCGAATTCATCTTGTGGTCAAATATGAGGGAACAGGAGGAATTCTGTGGAATATTAAATGGCATTATCCGCAGGCTCCCCAGAGCTTATCCTCAAACTAAAAATACTTTCTTTCCCGAGCTCTTCATATTGAATCAGGATAAACCATTTTGATTAAGTGCTAAAATGGCAAAATGGCAAAGCGTCCATAAAAGCCGAAGGGAAGCAGGTGAA
This window contains:
- the LOC108028993 gene encoding protamine-like protein 99C — encoded protein: MADEARESESMSVGSWATNGFLNYMRQLRQQTNPMSWMQFAEECARTWKKMSQKEKNSYRDMADGALQDHAMCVDEEDPQRSSDMCNHPMGRKPRSEKSCAKPMKSCARPRKSCATPRKRAACAKPRKPACARPRKSACAKRENKCGSRPKCSKPGPVTNNGYLNFVRSFRKKHCGLKPQELIMEAAKAWSRLPEEKKDRYRRMACKVTHNERHKRRRVCKRC